The genomic window TAGATTCACGTTTTGGAACACTAGATGATTATCTAGAATTGGCTAATAAAAGTAAGGCTCATGGTATAAAACTAATAATGGATCAAGTTGCTAATCATTGTGGAAGTGAGCATTGGTGGATGAAGGATTTGCCTTTTAGAGATTGGCTGAATTATCAGGAAAACTTTGAGAATGGTGGCGAGTTAAAAACATCTAATCACAGACGCACAAGTAATCAAGATTTATACGCTTCTAAAATTGATAAAGAAGAAATGACTAATGGTTGGTTTGTTTCGGCTATGCCAGACCTTAATCAACGCAATCCGTTTATGGCTAAATACATTATTCAAAATAGTATTTGGTGGGTTGAAACGGCTGGTTTAAATGGAATTCGTCAAGATACTTATCCGTATTCTGATAAAGCATTTATGAGTCATTGGGCAGGAAGTATCATGACCGAATACCCTAATTTTTCAATAGTTGGAGAGGAATGGACCATAAATCCATTACTTATTGGTTACTGGCAAGAAGGTGCAAATAACCGAGATGGTTACGATTCAAATTTAAAATCACCGATGGATTTTGCTATGCAGAATTCAATTGTAAAAGCTTTAAATGAAGATGAAACATGGGATGAAGGCTTAATAAGAATGTATGAAGGTTTGGCAAACGATTTTTATTATGCTTCGCCGAAAGACCTTATGGTTTTTCCGGATAACCATGATATGAGTCGAATTTTTACGCAACTTAAAGGTGATATTCCTAATACGAAAATGGCGTTGAGTTATATTTTAACTTTACCTAGGATTCCTCAAATTTATTATGGTACCGAAATATTAATGAATGATTTTGAAAAACCTGGCGATCATGGATTAATTAGAACCGATTTCCCTGGGGGTTGGCAAGGAGATAAGGTAAATGTATTTACGGGAGAAGGGTTAAGCGATGTTCAAAAAGACATGCAATTGTATTTGAAAAAATTGCTAAATTTCAGAAAGAACAGTCAGGCTATTCATAATGGTAAAACGTTGCATTTTGCACCGTTTCAGGGAACTTATTTTCTGTTTAGAATACTTGGAGATGAGGTGGTTCTTCATATTATTAATAAAAATGGAACGCCTATAACACTCGATTTAAATCGTTATGCAGAAGTTGGGTTAAAAGGTAAAACCTTGAAAAATATTATAACAGACGAAACCTTTGTTTGGGAAGATAGTATGACTTTAAATGAAAAAGGAAGTTTGATGTTTACAACCAAGTTGTAATACTTTAATGCACTTATAAAATGAAATTAAACATCATTATAATTACGTTTTTACTTTTTGTTTCGTGTAAAGAAACTTCAAAAGTAGAGAGGTTAATTAAAGAAGAAACAATGATTAATATACATGCTAAAAAACTACCAAACGCTCAATTGTATAGCGGAGCATTATTAAGGATAGATAGTCTATCTTCAAAATATATAAAATCTAGACCAGTCGATATTTGGTTGCCCGAAAATTATTCAAAAGATAAAAAATATGCTGTGCTTTATATGCACGATGGGCAAAATCTATTCGACTCTACAACCACATGGAATAAGCAAGAGTGGAAAGTAGATGAATGGGCAACACAATTGGTGAAGGAAGGTAAGATTAAAGATTTTATTGTAGTTGGTATTCACAATATTCCCGAAATTCGATGGCAAGATTTATTTCCTCAGAAAGCTTTTGGTTACTTAACCAATGTTGATAAAGAGGCTATAATAAATGAGGCTAAATCTCAAAAAATTAGCTTGAATTTTAATGGTGATAATTATTTAAAATTTTTAGTTGAAGAGTTAAAACCAATAATCGATTCTGAATTTTCGGTATTTACAAACCAAGAGAACACCATGGTTTCTGGCTCAAGTATGGGAGGGCTTATGAGTATGTATGCAATATGCGAATACCCAAATATTTTTGGAAGAGCAGCTTGTTTGTCTACACATTGGGAGGGTGCTGAACCAAAAGAAAACAACCCGGTGGCAAAAGCAATTTTAGATTATATGGAAAACAACTTGCCTAATCCGGAATCACATAAGATATACTTTGATTATGGTACAAAGACATTAGATGCATATTACCCAAAATTTACACCCGAAATAAATAGAATTTTAAAAGTTAATGGATATACTAGTGAAAACTCTGCGAATATTGAGTTTGAAGGCGCTGATCATTCCGAGAATTCATGGAATAAACGTTTAGATGTTCCATTAGTTTTTTTGTTAAAAAACTAGGGTTAGAAGGTTAATAATAGAATCTTTTTTTGTTTAAAAAAAAATCACAAAATGAAAGCTGTAAAATATATCATAGTTGTATTTTTATTTATCGGATTAAGTTGTAATAATGAAGAAAAAGTGGTGGATAAAACCATTGAGCAAGAGAACAGAGTAATGAATAGAAAAGAAGTAGTTTACCAAGTGTTTACACGTTTATTTGGTAATACAAATACTAATAATAAACCATGGGGAACCATTGAAGAAAATGGTGTAGGTAAGTTTAACGATTTTACAGACAAAGCTTTAAATGAAATAAAAGATTTAGGAGTAACTCATATTTGGTATACAGGTGTGCCACATCACGATGTAATTACCGATTATGCCAAATACGGTATTTCTAACGACGATCCCGATGTGGTAAAAGGTCGTGCAGGTTCGCCATATGCAGTTAAAGATTACTACAATGTAAATCCAGATTTAGCAGTAAATGTAGAAAATAGATTAGGGGAGTTTAAAGCCTTAATTGATCGTACACACGCGGCTGGATTAAAAGTTATTATGGATATAGTGCCTAACCATGTTGCGAGAAATTACAAAAGTATTTCGAGACCAAAAGGCATAAAGGATTTTGGCGAAAATGATAATAAAACAGTAGTTTTCGATGCGAATAATAACTTTTATTATAACCCTAACGAAATGTTTAAGGTGCCAGATTGGGAACACCAATATATGCCTTTGGGTGGCGAGAAGAATGTGTTGGCTGATGGTGAGTTTCTTGAGTTTCCTGCTAAGTGGACTGGTAATGGCACAAGTGCTTCTAAGCCAAATATGAACGATTGGTACGAAACTGTAAAAATAAATTATGGAATTTCGCCCGAAGGAGAAAAGTATTTTGATGAATTACCTGATGGATTTGAAAATGAAGATTATAAAAAACATTTTGAATTTTGGGAAGATAAAATGGTTCCGAATTCTTGGATGAAATTTAGAGATATTGCATTGTATTGGTTAGGTTTTGGGGTCGACGGATTTCGTTATGATATGGCCGAAATGGTACCGGTCGAATTTTGGAGTTATATGAATTCGTCTATAAAAATGAAAAAACCAGATGCTTTTTTGTTAGCCGAAGTTTACACGCCTAGCTTATATCGCGATTATATCAAAAAAGGAAAAATGGATTATCTGTATGATAAAGTACAGTTTTATGATACATTAAAACATGTGGTACAGGGTTATGGGAAAACGGATAATATTCCGCCTATTCTAAGTGATTTGGCAGATATTGAACATCATATGCTTCATTTTTTAGAAAACCATGATGAGCAACGTATCGCTAGTCCTGATTTTGCTGGCAAAGCGGAAAAAGGAAAGCCTGCTATGGTAGTTTCGGCAACATCAACTACAGCTCCAGTAATGATTTATTTTGGACAAGAAGTAGGTGAGGACGCCTCCGAAGAGCCTGGTTTTGGAGCGCCTACCCGAACATCGATTTTTGATTATATTGGAGTTCCTGCTCACCAACGTTGGGTTAATGATAAAAAGTTTGATGGTGGACAATTAACCGAGTCTGAAAAAGGTTTGAGAGATTTTTATAAACGTCTTTTAAATTTTACAATAAATAGTTCTGCATTAATGGGCGATTATGCCGATATCCATCAGTATAATCGAGAACACACAGAAAACTATACTGATAAATTGTTTTCTTTTGTGCGTTATAGTGATTCTGAAAAGGTTATCGTTGTTTCAAATTTTGATTCTGAAAACAGATTTGACTTTCATTTAAAAATACCTGAAAATATTATTAAATCATGGCAGTTATCTGATGGGGAATATGAGCTTGAAGATCAATTATATCATAAGGTTCTATTAAAATTAGTAGTTGAAAATGGACTCGGCAATGTCAATATTAATTTAATGCCTTTAGAATCTTTCATCTTAAAAATGAAATAAACTACTAGCTTTCTTTAGGTCTTAGGAGGTTAAAACACAAAAAACATATTAAAATGAAACAAATTTTAGCTACCATTATAGTTCTATTTATTTTAACAGGTTGCAATAAAACTGTAAAAACAGAAGTTGTTAAGCCCGAAGTCAAAACGCCGTTTGTTTGGGAAGGTGCTAATGTTTATTTTTTGCTTACGGACCGTTTTAATAACGCAGATACAGTTAACGATATTAACTTTAATAGGACTGCTAAAACGGGTAAACTCCGTGGCTTTGAAGGTGGGGATTTAAAAGGTGTTACTCAAAAAATTAATGAAGGTTATTTTACTAATTTAGGAATTAATGCTATTTGGATGACGCCTATTGTTGAACAAATTCATGGAGGAACGGACGAAGGCACGGGTTTAAGTTATGGATATCATGGTTATTGGGCAAAGGATTGGACGTCTATCGATCCAAATTTTGGTAGTAAAGCCGATTTGCATGAATTAATTAAAACGGCTCATAAACACGGTATTCGTGTTTTGTTGGATGGTGTAATAAACCATACAGGGCCAGTAACCGATAAAGATTCTGTTTGGCCGAAAGAGTGGGTGCGTACCGGTCCACAATGCAGTTATGATAATTATGAGAACACTGTTGCATGTACGCTTGTGAAAAATTTACCAGATCTTAGAACGGAAAGCAATGAAAATATTGATTTACCGCCGTTCTTGATCAAAAAGTGGAAAACTGAAGGTCGATACGATCAAGAAATTAAGGAATTAGATGCGTTTTTTGAGCGCACCGGCCATCCTAGGTCGCCACGTTTTTATGTTATGAAGTGGCTAACGGATTATATTATAGAATACGGTATTGATGGTTACCGTGTAGATACTGTAAAGCACACCGAAGCTTATGTTTGGCAGGAATATAAAGCAGAGTGCGATTATGCTTTTGCACAGTACAAAGAGCAAAACCCAGAAAAGGTTTTGGATAATAATGAGTTTTATCTTGTTGGTGAGGTTTATAATTATAACATATCAAATGAAAAGACCTACGATTTTGGGGATAAAAAAGTTAACTATTTTGACAATGCTTTTGAAAGTTTAATCAATTTTGAAGCTAAATGGAATTTAGCACAAAGGCTTATGGAAGATGTGTTTAAACGTTATTCAGGGATATTAAATGGTGGTTTAAAAGGTTATAGTGTTTTAAATTATTTAACCTCGCATGACGATGGACAGCCATTTGATGCGAAGCGTGAGAAACCTTTTGAAACTGCCACAAAATTG from Algibacter sp. L1A34 includes these protein-coding regions:
- a CDS encoding alpha/beta hydrolase: MKLNIIIITFLLFVSCKETSKVERLIKEETMINIHAKKLPNAQLYSGALLRIDSLSSKYIKSRPVDIWLPENYSKDKKYAVLYMHDGQNLFDSTTTWNKQEWKVDEWATQLVKEGKIKDFIVVGIHNIPEIRWQDLFPQKAFGYLTNVDKEAIINEAKSQKISLNFNGDNYLKFLVEELKPIIDSEFSVFTNQENTMVSGSSMGGLMSMYAICEYPNIFGRAACLSTHWEGAEPKENNPVAKAILDYMENNLPNPESHKIYFDYGTKTLDAYYPKFTPEINRILKVNGYTSENSANIEFEGADHSENSWNKRLDVPLVFLLKN
- a CDS encoding glycoside hydrolase family 13 protein — encoded protein: MNYLNIQNSWFSFLTFCFFGMNMSCDQEEKTSILEEESLAVSNIEYKNEIERIEPMNWWIGFKNTEVQLLVKHPNISEAIPEILYTGVSIKKVNKADSPNYLFIDLDISKETKAGQFNITFKFENGNELIQTYELKSRKKPADEFVGFDSSDVIYLITPDRFANGNSGNDTDEELREKNIDRKNDYARHGGDIRGIIEHLDYIDDMGFTAVWPCPLLTNDMSNSSYHGYAMTDFYQIDSRFGTLDDYLELANKSKAHGIKLIMDQVANHCGSEHWWMKDLPFRDWLNYQENFENGGELKTSNHRRTSNQDLYASKIDKEEMTNGWFVSAMPDLNQRNPFMAKYIIQNSIWWVETAGLNGIRQDTYPYSDKAFMSHWAGSIMTEYPNFSIVGEEWTINPLLIGYWQEGANNRDGYDSNLKSPMDFAMQNSIVKALNEDETWDEGLIRMYEGLANDFYYASPKDLMVFPDNHDMSRIFTQLKGDIPNTKMALSYILTLPRIPQIYYGTEILMNDFEKPGDHGLIRTDFPGGWQGDKVNVFTGEGLSDVQKDMQLYLKKLLNFRKNSQAIHNGKTLHFAPFQGTYFLFRILGDEVVLHIINKNGTPITLDLNRYAEVGLKGKTLKNIITDETFVWEDSMTLNEKGSLMFTTKL
- a CDS encoding alpha-amylase family glycosyl hydrolase, producing the protein MKAVKYIIVVFLFIGLSCNNEEKVVDKTIEQENRVMNRKEVVYQVFTRLFGNTNTNNKPWGTIEENGVGKFNDFTDKALNEIKDLGVTHIWYTGVPHHDVITDYAKYGISNDDPDVVKGRAGSPYAVKDYYNVNPDLAVNVENRLGEFKALIDRTHAAGLKVIMDIVPNHVARNYKSISRPKGIKDFGENDNKTVVFDANNNFYYNPNEMFKVPDWEHQYMPLGGEKNVLADGEFLEFPAKWTGNGTSASKPNMNDWYETVKINYGISPEGEKYFDELPDGFENEDYKKHFEFWEDKMVPNSWMKFRDIALYWLGFGVDGFRYDMAEMVPVEFWSYMNSSIKMKKPDAFLLAEVYTPSLYRDYIKKGKMDYLYDKVQFYDTLKHVVQGYGKTDNIPPILSDLADIEHHMLHFLENHDEQRIASPDFAGKAEKGKPAMVVSATSTTAPVMIYFGQEVGEDASEEPGFGAPTRTSIFDYIGVPAHQRWVNDKKFDGGQLTESEKGLRDFYKRLLNFTINSSALMGDYADIHQYNREHTENYTDKLFSFVRYSDSEKVIVVSNFDSENRFDFHLKIPENIIKSWQLSDGEYELEDQLYHKVLLKLVVENGLGNVNINLMPLESFILKMK
- a CDS encoding alpha-amylase family glycosyl hydrolase, whose protein sequence is MKQILATIIVLFILTGCNKTVKTEVVKPEVKTPFVWEGANVYFLLTDRFNNADTVNDINFNRTAKTGKLRGFEGGDLKGVTQKINEGYFTNLGINAIWMTPIVEQIHGGTDEGTGLSYGYHGYWAKDWTSIDPNFGSKADLHELIKTAHKHGIRVLLDGVINHTGPVTDKDSVWPKEWVRTGPQCSYDNYENTVACTLVKNLPDLRTESNENIDLPPFLIKKWKTEGRYDQEIKELDAFFERTGHPRSPRFYVMKWLTDYIIEYGIDGYRVDTVKHTEAYVWQEYKAECDYAFAQYKEQNPEKVLDNNEFYLVGEVYNYNISNEKTYDFGDKKVNYFDNAFESLINFEAKWNLAQRLMEDVFKRYSGILNGGLKGYSVLNYLTSHDDGQPFDAKREKPFETATKLLLCPGASQVYYGDELARPLVIEGAEGDATLRSFMNWDDFKNNTKTQAILKHWQKLGQFRASHPAVGAGIHQMISQEPYLFTRRFSKEDFNDVVLVGLDFPKGEKIIDVSEVFENGIKIHDAYSGVYSEVKDGQVLINSNDTIMLLEKK